The DNA window ACGCTGCTGCGGCTGGCTCGCGACACGGCGGACTTGCGGGTGGTGGGCGCCACGGAGCGGCCCGGCAGCAGCGCGGTGGGGCTGGACGCGGGGCTCGCCGCGAGGCTGGGCGCGCTGGAGGTGCAGGTGGTGGACGACCTGGGCCGCGCGCTGGACCAGGCGCCGGCGGACGTGGTCATCGACTTCACCGGCGCCGAGGTGAGCGTGGGCCACGCGAAGGCGTGCGCGGCGCGCGGCGTGGCCTTCGTGTGTGGCTCCACGGGCTTCTCTCCCGAGGGACAGGCGGAGCTGGCCGCGTGCGCGAAGGCGATTCCCATCGTCGCCGCGCCCAACATGTCGGTGGGCGTCAACCTGGTCATCCGCGTGGCCGCGGAGCTGGCGCGGGTGCTGGGGCCGGGCTTCGACGTGGAGGTGCTGGAAGCGCACCACCGCATGAAGAAGGACGCGCCCAGCGGCACCGCCCTGCGGCTGGCGGAGGTGCTGGCCTCCTCGCTGGGTCGCACGCAGGAGGACCTGACGTTCTCCCGCCATGGGCAGATTGGCGCGCGCCCCGCCCAGGAGATTGGCGTGCAGACGCTGCGCGGCGGCGACGTGGTGGGTGAGCACACCGTGTATTTCTTCGGCGAGGGCGAGCGCATCGAGCTCACGCACCGCGCCACCAGCAGGGACCAGTTCGGCCTGGGCGCGCTGCGCGCCGCGCGTTGGGTGGTGGGCCGCCCGCCGGGGCTGTATGACATGGCCGACGTGCTCGGCTTCCAGAGGACCTCATGACCACCGCCCGCTACTGCCGCTTCCTTCACGAGGGCCGGTCGAACCATGGCCGCGTCGAGGGCTCCGAGGTGGTGGTGCTCTCCTCGGCCCCCTGGCTGAGCGGGGCCAAGGACACCGGCATCCGCCGCTCGCTGTCCGCGGTGACGCTGCTGGTGCCCTCGGACGCGTCGAAGGTCGTCTGCGTCGGGCAGAACTACCGCAAGCACGCGGAGGAGATGGGCAAGCCCGTCCCCACCGAGCCGCTCATCTTCATCAAGCCCTCCACCGCGCTCAACGGGCCGGGCTCGCCCATCCGCATTCCCAAGGCGAGCCAGGAGGTCCACTACGAGGCGGAGCTGGCGCTCGTCATCGGTGAGCGGCTGAAGAACGCCGACGAGATGACGGCGGCTCGCGCCATCTGGGGCCTGACGTGTTTCAACGACGTCACCGCGCGCGACATCCAGAAGCGCGAGATTCAGCACGCCCGCGCCAAGGGCTATGACACCTTCGCGTGCGCGGGGCCGTGGGCGGTGACGGGCCTGTCGCCGCTGGACCTCCAGATTTCCTGCCGGGTGAACGGGCAGGTGCGCCAGGACAGCCGCACGTCGGACATGGTCTTCAGCCCCGCTCGCCTGGTGGCCTTCATCTCCCAAATCATGACGCTGTTGCCCGGGGACATGGTCAGCACGGGCACGCCCTCGGGGGTAGGGAAGCTGTCGGCCGGTGACTCGGTGGAGGTGGAGGTGGAGGGAATCGGGACGCTGCTCAATCCAGTTGAGATGGAGCCGTGAGCACCCTTGTCTACGTTGGATTGGGCTCGAACGAGGGGGACCGCGAGTCCCACCTCGTCGCCGCCTTGACCGCGCTGTCCCGCATCGACGCGGTGGCGGTGCTTCATTGTTCCTCGCTCTTCGACAGCGCGCCCGTGGGGCCGCCGCAGCCACGCTTCCTCAACGCGGTGGTGGCGCTGGAGTGTGATTTGTCGCCCCAGCGCCTGCTGTGCATCCTTCAGCAGATAGAGAAGGACCTGGGCCGCAAGCGCGAGCTGCGGTGGGGGCCTCGCACCATCGACCTGGACATCCTCTTCTGGGAGGGGCAGGTGGTCGCGGACCCGCACCTCCAGGTGCCGCATCTGGAGCTGCACAAGCGTCGCTTCGCGCTGGAGCCGTTGGTGGAGCTGGCGCCTGAATTGCTGCACCCCGTGTTGGGGATGACGGTGAAGGAGCTCCTCGGGAAACTCGCCCCGCAGGATGTCCGGCGGAGTGAGGCCACGTGGTGGCCCGAAGCGAGCCTTCCGAGCAACGAGACATGAACCTCCCCCTGGCCCTGGCCACCTTCGCGCTGCTGAGCGCCGAGCCCCCTTCTTCGCTGCCCCCTGGTCACCCGCCTGTCCCCCCGGGGACCCAGGTGTCGCCCGCCACGCCGTCCGCGGCTCAAGGTGGCGCGCTGCCGCAAGGCCATCCCGCCGTGGAGGGCGCGGCGCCTTCCGCGGGGATGCCGACGGGGCCGTTGCCCTCGGGGCACCCGCCGCTGTCGGGCACGGGCAAGGCGCCGCCGTCCGCGGAGGAGCTGCTCAAGCAGCTCGACTCGACGGAGGGGCTGAAGGACCGCGAGAAGACGTTTGAAATCGCGTCGTCGCTGGGGCGCCTCTACTACCTGAATGGCCGCAACGCGGAGGCCATCACGTACCTGCAGCAGGCGGAGTCTCGCGCGAAGCCGGTGCGTGATGTGTTCCTCGCGCAGCGCAAGAAGCTGGGCAAGGCGCCGCTCGCGACGGCGGAGGCCGCGGGGTGTGGCTTCACGCCGGGGCAGGCGCTGGAGTCGCTGAGCGCGGTGGTGCAGGAGCGCGCGAAGAAGGGCGACGCGGCTGGGGCCGCGGCGTGTGCTCGCGCGGCGCTGGAGCCCTCGCTCGATGTCGGGGTGATGCGCGCCAACGCGCACTTCCTGGCCGGAGATTCGGCGGCCGCGCTGGTGGCGTATGGCGCGGTGCTGGAGGTGGAGCCCAAGCACGAGGAGGCGCTGTTCGGCCGCTCCGCGCTCTTGTTCGAGACGAAGGGCGAGGACCTGGCGGCGCTGAAGCAGGCGAAGGAAGGGTTCGAGGCGGTGCAGGCGTCGCGTCCGGAGTCGTCGCGTGCGGCGGCGGCGAAGCGGCTGGCGGGGCTGGTGGACGAGACGGTGAAGGCGGGCGGCCGGGCGAAGCTGTTGGCGTCGCGCGCGGAGGACCGCCGCATCCGGTTGTCGCAGGCGCCGACGGGCCCCGCGCAGGATGCGCCGCGTCCGCTGACGCAGGAGATGGTGGACTCGGTGAAGAACACCGAGCGCACGCCGGAGCTCGAGCAGGGCCTGGCGAAGCTGGTGGAGGAGGGCGAGGAGCACCTGTCGAAGGGTCGCTTCAAGGAGGCGCTCGCCAACTACACGCGCGTGGTGCCGTTCCAGCCGGACAACGGCCGCGCGAAGGCGGGCATGGCCTGGGCGCTGGTGAGCCTGGAGCGTGAGATGGCGCCGCGAGTGTGGGGCGTGGCCATCCAGACGGCGCCCGCCGCGGTCGAGGCACTGGGCGATACGCTCAAGTCCAAGGGCGACGAGAAGGGCGCCAAGGCGCTGTGGCGGAAGCTGGCCGCGGACGCGCCCTCGTTCAACACGGCGGGGCTCCAGGCCAAGCTGTCGCAGTAGCTTCGAAGTCAGCGCCTCCGTCGTTTCACGGCAGGGGCGCGCCACGCCCGAATTCGCATGAAGGCGAGGGCACCGCGCCCAGTGGCCTGCGACGCGGGCTCGATAGGAGGCTCCGTGCGCGGAGCCTCGGTCACCGCCGCTTCAGACGAACTTGGCGGCGAGCAGGTCCTGCACGTCGAGCAAGCCCACGGCGCGGCCCTCTGCGTCCACCACGGGGAGCTGGTCCACCTTCAGCTCGCGCATCTGCGCGGTGGCGGCCATCACCAGCGTCTCCGGCGTCACGCAGCGCGGGTTCTTCCCCATCACCTCGCGCACCGACACCGTGAAGTCCGTCCTGCCCTGCTCCACGCGGCGGCGCAGGTCTCCGTCGGTGAAGATGCCGACCAGCCGCCCCTTGCGGTCCACGACGCACGCCGCGCCCGGACGGCCCGGCGTCTTCGTCATCACGCCCACCACCTCCGTCAGCGTCGCCGTGTCGCGCACCAGCGGGTTGGTGTCCCCCGTGCGCATCAGCTCGAAGACGCGCTGCACGGAGCGCCCCAGCTTCCCACCCGGGTGAAGCAGCGCGTACTCGTCCGTGCCGAAGGTGCGCGAGCGCATCACCGCCATGACGAGCGCATCCCCCAGCGCATGCAGCGCGGCGGTGGACGCGGTGGGCACCATGCCCATGGGGCACGCCTCCTCGATGCGGCCGATGTCCAGCACTACGTCGGCGCCCTTCGCGAGCGCGCTGTTCGTGTCCCCCGTCAGCGCGATGACCGGCGTGGCCATGCGCTTGAAGGCGGGGAGCAGCCGCAGGAGTTCCTCCGTGGCGCCGCTGTTCGACATCGCGAGGATGACATCCCCGCGCGCCACGCGCCCCAAGTCCCCGTGCACCGCCTCCGCGGGGTGCAGGAACACCGAGCGGATGCCCGTGGAGGCGAGCGTGGCGGAGAGCTTCTGGCCGATGTGGCCCGCCTTCCCCATGCCCGTCACAATCACCTGACCCGCACATGCACGCACCAGCCGCGCCGCGCGCACGAAGGGCTGACCCAGCCCCGCCGTGGCACCCAGCACCGCGCGTGCCTCCACCTCCAGCACGTCCCGCGCGTACGCGAGCAGCGCCTCGTCGTCCGGCTCGGACGAGGGGGCCGGAGTGGAGCGACCGGGGAGGGCTCGCAAACGGGGCTTCTTGGCGGCGGCGCGGGAGGAACGAGGCATGGCGGCGGGTTCGCCTTGTAACCCCGGACACCTCGGGTGGCCACCCTTGACGCGTGGGGGGGCTTCGGTTACGCGCCTGCTCGCACGGCCCCCCAGGGCCGACCACATCGCCCCTCATTCATGGGGACATCCAGGAGAGTGACGAGATGAAGTTCTTCATCGACAGCGCGGACGTGGAAGAAATCCGGAAGGCCCACGCCATGGGCTGCGTGGACGGCGTCACGACCAACCCGTCGCTGCTCGCCAAGGTGGGCCGC is part of the Myxococcus landrumus genome and encodes:
- the dapB gene encoding 4-hydroxy-tetrahydrodipicolinate reductase; protein product: MIRIVITGITGRMGSTLLRLARDTADLRVVGATERPGSSAVGLDAGLAARLGALEVQVVDDLGRALDQAPADVVIDFTGAEVSVGHAKACAARGVAFVCGSTGFSPEGQAELAACAKAIPIVAAPNMSVGVNLVIRVAAELARVLGPGFDVEVLEAHHRMKKDAPSGTALRLAEVLASSLGRTQEDLTFSRHGQIGARPAQEIGVQTLRGGDVVGEHTVYFFGEGERIELTHRATSRDQFGLGALRAARWVVGRPPGLYDMADVLGFQRTS
- a CDS encoding fumarylacetoacetate hydrolase family protein, which gives rise to MTTARYCRFLHEGRSNHGRVEGSEVVVLSSAPWLSGAKDTGIRRSLSAVTLLVPSDASKVVCVGQNYRKHAEEMGKPVPTEPLIFIKPSTALNGPGSPIRIPKASQEVHYEAELALVIGERLKNADEMTAARAIWGLTCFNDVTARDIQKREIQHARAKGYDTFACAGPWAVTGLSPLDLQISCRVNGQVRQDSRTSDMVFSPARLVAFISQIMTLLPGDMVSTGTPSGVGKLSAGDSVEVEVEGIGTLLNPVEMEP
- the folK gene encoding 2-amino-4-hydroxy-6-hydroxymethyldihydropteridine diphosphokinase, with the protein product MSTLVYVGLGSNEGDRESHLVAALTALSRIDAVAVLHCSSLFDSAPVGPPQPRFLNAVVALECDLSPQRLLCILQQIEKDLGRKRELRWGPRTIDLDILFWEGQVVADPHLQVPHLELHKRRFALEPLVELAPELLHPVLGMTVKELLGKLAPQDVRRSEATWWPEASLPSNET
- a CDS encoding tetratricopeptide repeat protein, coding for MNLPLALATFALLSAEPPSSLPPGHPPVPPGTQVSPATPSAAQGGALPQGHPAVEGAAPSAGMPTGPLPSGHPPLSGTGKAPPSAEELLKQLDSTEGLKDREKTFEIASSLGRLYYLNGRNAEAITYLQQAESRAKPVRDVFLAQRKKLGKAPLATAEAAGCGFTPGQALESLSAVVQERAKKGDAAGAAACARAALEPSLDVGVMRANAHFLAGDSAAALVAYGAVLEVEPKHEEALFGRSALLFETKGEDLAALKQAKEGFEAVQASRPESSRAAAAKRLAGLVDETVKAGGRAKLLASRAEDRRIRLSQAPTGPAQDAPRPLTQEMVDSVKNTERTPELEQGLAKLVEEGEEHLSKGRFKEALANYTRVVPFQPDNGRAKAGMAWALVSLEREMAPRVWGVAIQTAPAAVEALGDTLKSKGDEKGAKALWRKLAADAPSFNTAGLQAKLSQ
- a CDS encoding KpsF/GutQ family sugar-phosphate isomerase yields the protein MPRSSRAAAKKPRLRALPGRSTPAPSSEPDDEALLAYARDVLEVEARAVLGATAGLGQPFVRAARLVRACAGQVIVTGMGKAGHIGQKLSATLASTGIRSVFLHPAEAVHGDLGRVARGDVILAMSNSGATEELLRLLPAFKRMATPVIALTGDTNSALAKGADVVLDIGRIEEACPMGMVPTASTAALHALGDALVMAVMRSRTFGTDEYALLHPGGKLGRSVQRVFELMRTGDTNPLVRDTATLTEVVGVMTKTPGRPGAACVVDRKGRLVGIFTDGDLRRRVEQGRTDFTVSVREVMGKNPRCVTPETLVMAATAQMRELKVDQLPVVDAEGRAVGLLDVQDLLAAKFV